One Helicobacter ganmani genomic region harbors:
- a CDS encoding capsular polysaccharide export protein, LipB/KpsS family, whose product MQILSIIIPYGLSTERDFIAKRVIYKAKHLKSDEKVQYLFVEGYSSCSLQDSFELKDLIESQGHRYYKDTRQQENGAFSLASCRNYGARFVQTPTMMVLDVDYVFLDSTLDKILKLIQTKGIVENPASFLVLPCAFLNELGTQKFISGELKEEEIQSSIVFNDKTTLDFLTPTSSSIVLNTYTFLELGGYGDFVGFGYEDFDFLSRLLRHCATFEIMPKELKYFARNWNLKDFRGFRAWYALVGLEAMFYGISLVHLYHERPNQNGYLSANAINKNKKLFLSNLNRKSSLDPLICAKAREKVCILYSEKSNNYRILQKPCVFLGEPIAAEERMFFDEEEFNAQRFLDFKQKHAITRFLCLNPYAREQIAQIYQFMRENQIPFYVFERGAFPDAWFFDDSGFLCDSNNYDENLWNHEITSAQKDSTLQYIKGLLQSNVFLEDKNDIIAQDELKRTLGIRHKRVIFVPLQVECDTAILHFSPYFSYEEFLETLNELAGEYFKENVVFVCKKHPLGGDLDKKLYKNLIFAPDNCNFLSLIDLSEMCVLLNSGVGMYAMIAKKPAIVCARAFYAFDGLNLQAQSKEELKAQIDSVLQNGFEVNEAKMLAFIRYLREDFYSYLLGESVLLKRQDGNLFRRTTEFYFYQMNLGGQKFLQGKRFERQNYTLDSLCYLPFAHEINQDKNSFLQKKSKSGLFLAFLSWLEGFKSYRKLRKLLREPRNFFLDSKNPLFIPIKKLVSLSHRLPQP is encoded by the coding sequence ATGCAAATTTTAAGTATTATTATTCCTTATGGCTTAAGCACAGAGCGAGACTTTATCGCAAAAAGAGTAATCTACAAAGCAAAACATTTAAAAAGCGATGAAAAAGTGCAATATCTTTTTGTAGAGGGTTATTCCTCGTGCTCCTTGCAGGATTCTTTTGAGCTGAAAGACTTGATAGAATCGCAAGGGCATCGTTATTATAAAGATACTAGGCAGCAAGAAAATGGGGCATTTTCTTTAGCTTCTTGTAGGAATTATGGAGCACGCTTCGTGCAAACTCCTACGATGATGGTGCTAGATGTGGATTATGTGTTTTTGGATTCTACTTTGGACAAAATCCTAAAACTCATACAGACCAAAGGAATCGTAGAGAATCCTGCGAGTTTTCTCGTGCTTCCTTGTGCCTTTTTAAACGAGCTTGGCACGCAAAAGTTTATCAGTGGTGAGCTAAAAGAGGAGGAAATCCAATCTAGTATCGTATTTAACGACAAAACAACTCTTGACTTCCTCACGCCCACTTCAAGCTCTATCGTGCTAAACACCTATACTTTTTTGGAACTTGGAGGATATGGGGATTTTGTCGGATTTGGCTATGAGGATTTTGACTTTCTCTCTCGGCTTTTAAGGCATTGTGCAACTTTTGAGATAATGCCCAAAGAGTTGAAATATTTTGCGCGAAATTGGAATCTAAAGGACTTCAGAGGATTCCGCGCTTGGTATGCTTTGGTAGGCTTAGAGGCAATGTTTTATGGAATCTCTCTTGTTCATCTCTACCACGAACGCCCCAATCAAAATGGTTATCTAAGCGCAAATGCAATCAATAAAAATAAAAAGCTTTTTTTGAGCAATCTAAACCGAAAAAGTAGTTTAGACCCGCTCATCTGCGCAAAGGCGAGAGAAAAAGTCTGTATTTTGTATAGCGAGAAATCCAATAATTACAGAATTTTGCAAAAGCCCTGCGTGTTTTTGGGAGAACCAATTGCCGCAGAGGAGCGAATGTTTTTTGATGAGGAGGAGTTTAACGCGCAGAGATTCTTAGACTTTAAGCAAAAGCACGCAATCACGCGCTTTTTATGCTTGAATCCTTACGCAAGGGAACAAATCGCACAAATCTATCAGTTTATGCGAGAAAATCAAATCCCTTTTTATGTTTTTGAGCGAGGAGCGTTTCCTGATGCTTGGTTTTTTGATGATAGCGGATTTTTGTGCGATTCTAACAATTACGATGAGAATCTTTGGAATCACGAAATCACTTCTGCGCAAAAGGATTCCACCTTGCAATACATTAAGGGACTTTTGCAATCTAATGTATTTTTGGAAGATAAAAATGACATTATCGCACAAGATGAGCTTAAAAGAACGCTTGGAATTCGGCACAAAAGAGTGATTTTCGTCCCCTTGCAAGTGGAATGCGACACAGCGATTCTGCATTTTTCGCCCTATTTTAGCTATGAGGAATTTTTAGAAACCCTAAACGAGCTTGCGGGGGAATATTTCAAAGAAAATGTTGTGTTTGTTTGCAAAAAGCACCCTTTGGGAGGTGATTTAGACAAGAAGCTTTATAAAAACTTAATTTTTGCGCCCGATAATTGCAATTTTCTCTCGCTTATTGATTTAAGCGAAATGTGCGTTTTGCTAAACTCTGGCGTGGGAATGTATGCGATGATTGCCAAAAAGCCCGCGATTGTTTGTGCTAGAGCTTTCTATGCTTTTGATGGTTTGAATCTACAAGCACAATCCAAAGAGGAACTAAAGGCACAGATTGATAGCGTTTTGCAAAATGGCTTTGAAGTGAATGAGGCAAAAATGCTTGCGTTTATCCGCTATTTGCGGGAGGATTTTTATTCCTATCTTTTGGGAGAATCTGTGCTTTTGAAACGTCAAGATGGAAATCTCTTTAGGAGGACAACCGAATTTTATTTTTATCAAATGAATCTTGGAGGGCAGAAATTCTTGCAGGGCAAGCGGTTTGAGAGGCAAAATTACACTTTGGATTCCTTGTGTTATTTGCCCTTTGCCCATGAAATCAATCAAGACAAGAATTCGTTCTTGCAAAAGAAATCTAAAAGCGGGTTGTTTTTGGCTTTCTTATCTTGGCTGGAGGGCTTTAAGAGTTATCGGAAATTAAGGAAACTCTTGCGAGAGCCTAGAAACTTTTTCTTAGATTCCAAAAATCCTTTGTTTATCCCAATAAAAAAGCTTGTTTCTTTGTCGCATAGATTGCCACAACCCTAA
- the hypE gene encoding hydrogenase expression/formation protein HypE, producing MRYLQISDSILLSHGSGGVESQNLITELFYPLLEGCVMGGGEDAGIGSLSQNTEKFALSTDGYVVSPLFFNGGDIGKLCVCGSCNDVAMMGAKARYLSASFMIEEGFLIADLKRIVESFANTLKQSGAKLLSADTKVLPKGTLDKLFITTTALGEFLYPHLNLSAFGIPQDCAILVSGNIGTHGAVIYSNREGIGLQSDLQSDCSLLYPVLEPLFEAKLQLYALRDATRGGIASVLNEWANASKIGIEIEEEHLPILSQVRGICELLGFEAYNLANEGMCMLCVAKEDATKALEILHSQGAPNAAIIGYTTSENATKVVLKTPFNARRYLDYPSGELLPRIC from the coding sequence ATGCGATATTTACAAATTTCAGATTCTATTTTGCTAAGTCACGGAAGCGGTGGCGTAGAATCACAAAATCTTATTACAGAGCTTTTTTATCCCTTGTTAGAAGGCTGTGTAATGGGTGGAGGTGAAGACGCAGGGATTGGAAGTTTAAGCCAAAATACAGAAAAATTCGCCCTTAGTACCGATGGCTATGTCGTCTCGCCCTTGTTTTTTAATGGTGGAGATATTGGCAAACTCTGCGTATGTGGAAGCTGCAATGATGTCGCGATGATGGGCGCAAAGGCGCGTTATTTGAGCGCAAGTTTTATGATTGAAGAGGGATTCTTGATTGCGGATTTGAAACGCATTGTAGAATCTTTTGCAAACACCCTAAAACAAAGTGGTGCGAAGCTTCTCTCTGCGGATACAAAAGTGCTTCCCAAAGGCACTTTGGATAAACTTTTTATCACCACAACCGCACTAGGAGAGTTTCTATACCCCCATTTAAATTTAAGTGCATTTGGGATTCCGCAAGATTGCGCGATTCTAGTCAGTGGCAACATCGGCACACACGGAGCAGTGATTTACTCCAATCGTGAGGGAATCGGGCTACAAAGTGATTTACAGAGTGATTGCTCCTTGCTTTATCCTGTTTTAGAACCGCTCTTTGAGGCAAAACTCCAATTATACGCCTTACGCGACGCTACAAGAGGCGGAATCGCAAGCGTGCTAAACGAATGGGCAAACGCTTCAAAAATCGGCATAGAGATTGAGGAGGAGCATTTGCCAATCCTCTCACAAGTGCGCGGAATCTGTGAATTATTGGGATTTGAAGCCTACAATCTAGCAAATGAGGGAATGTGCATGCTATGTGTTGCCAAAGAGGACGCGACAAAGGCTTTGGAGATTCTACATTCACAAGGCGCACCAAATGCCGCAATCATCGGCTACACCACTTCAGAAAACGCGACAAAAGTTGTGCTAAAAACCCCCTTTAATGCAAGGAGATATTTAGACTATCCAAGCGGAGAATTACTGCCTAGAATCTGCTAA
- a CDS encoding molybdopterin molybdotransferase MoeA gives MKVKIDYAQAREILESQTIGALGVERVFLYEALGRILARDVVAIQDMPQSARSNMDGYAINSKFLQENATQEFKILGENPAGNAQDSVLPLHQPFAIKTFTGAEIPQNADILAPIEQVKVESETLRLLEIPKVGQYICQKGANYRKGEKLISKGVRLNANHIGLLASLNCVFVEVFTRAKVGILVIGNELLELGESAKNGANIYNTNGHLLVAKVLENGGIPKLYPILKDTKEQVEECVNLALSECDLILSSGGASVGDYDFIAAICKERENEMVFKGVKIKPGQHISYAHFGGKQFFGLPGFPNSTLVTFELFAKEILWRLNGGYFVPITLEILLQENVSKTDSRLEFRVCNVRNVGGKWKIDFEGKKDFQSAILNNFCPLDSAYNGLCVLDSAKSVGEMVRVILLI, from the coding sequence ATGAAAGTTAAAATTGATTATGCGCAAGCGAGGGAGATTTTGGAATCCCAAACGATTGGAGCTTTGGGCGTGGAACGTGTTTTTTTGTATGAGGCTTTAGGGCGAATTTTGGCACGTGATGTTGTCGCAATACAAGATATGCCGCAATCCGCACGCTCCAATATGGACGGATATGCAATAAATTCTAAATTTTTGCAAGAAAATGCAACGCAAGAATTTAAAATCTTAGGGGAGAATCCAGCAGGGAATGCGCAGGATTCTGTTCTGCCTCTCCACCAACCCTTTGCGATTAAGACTTTTACGGGAGCGGAAATTCCACAAAATGCTGATATTTTAGCACCTATAGAGCAGGTAAAGGTAGAATCCGAAACTTTGCGTCTTTTGGAGATACCAAAAGTTGGACAATACATTTGTCAAAAAGGAGCAAATTATCGCAAAGGTGAGAAGCTAATCTCCAAAGGAGTGCGCCTCAATGCAAATCATATTGGGCTTTTGGCAAGCCTAAATTGTGTTTTTGTAGAGGTATTTACACGCGCGAAAGTCGGGATTTTGGTTATTGGAAATGAGTTGTTGGAGCTAGGGGAAAGTGCTAAAAATGGAGCAAATATTTACAATACTAATGGACATTTACTTGTTGCAAAAGTGCTAGAAAATGGTGGAATCCCAAAGCTTTATCCGATTTTAAAAGATACAAAAGAGCAGGTGGAGGAATGCGTGAATCTAGCACTTAGTGAGTGTGATTTAATCCTAAGCAGCGGGGGAGCAAGTGTGGGAGATTATGATTTTATTGCAGCAATTTGCAAGGAAAGAGAGAATGAAATGGTGTTTAAAGGTGTCAAAATCAAGCCCGGACAACATATTTCTTACGCACATTTTGGAGGCAAGCAGTTTTTTGGCTTGCCCGGCTTCCCAAACTCTACTTTAGTAACCTTTGAACTTTTTGCCAAAGAGATTCTTTGGCGTCTTAATGGGGGGTATTTTGTGCCTATTACTTTGGAGATTTTATTGCAGGAAAATGTTAGTAAAACCGATTCTCGCTTAGAATTTCGCGTGTGTAATGTGCGAAATGTTGGGGGCAAATGGAAAATAGATTTTGAGGGAAAAAAGGATTTTCAAAGCGCGATTTTAAATAACTTTTGTCCGCTAGATTCTGCATATAATGGGTTGTGCGTCTTAGATAGCGCAAAAAGTGTAGGAGAGATGGTGCGAGTGATTTTGCTTATATAA
- the ribA gene encoding GTP cyclohydrolase II — protein sequence MQMVEISKQANLPTQFGDFMIQSFREKKLFKGESYLLEHLVLRTIEIPENPLVRVHSECLTGDVFSSLKCDCGGELQMALKRIAKERGFLIYLRQEGRGIGLFNKVNAYALQDSGLDTIEANLALGFQEDERDYEIVRFIFDYYRLSQIRLLTNNPAKICAFKSMIKLTREPIIVECNAHNAHYLEVKKTKMGHLL from the coding sequence ATTCAAATGGTAGAAATTTCAAAACAGGCAAATCTTCCCACGCAATTTGGGGATTTTATGATTCAATCTTTTAGAGAAAAAAAGCTTTTTAAAGGCGAATCCTATCTCTTGGAACATTTGGTGCTAAGGACGATAGAGATTCCAGAAAATCCCCTTGTGCGTGTGCATTCGGAATGTTTAACTGGAGATGTGTTTTCAAGTCTTAAATGTGATTGTGGTGGTGAGTTGCAAATGGCTTTGAAAAGAATTGCAAAAGAGCGGGGATTCTTAATCTATTTGCGCCAAGAAGGGCGTGGAATCGGGCTTTTTAATAAAGTCAATGCGTATGCTCTGCAAGATAGTGGCTTAGATACGATTGAAGCTAATCTTGCTTTGGGATTCCAAGAAGACGAGCGTGATTATGAGATAGTAAGATTTATTTTTGATTATTATCGCTTAAGTCAAATCCGCTTGCTGACAAATAATCCAGCCAAGATTTGCGCATTTAAATCTATGATTAAGCTTACGCGAGAGCCGATTATCGTAGAATGCAATGCGCATAATGCACATTATTTGGAAGTGAAAAAAACCAAAATGGGGCATTTGCTTTAA
- the hypB gene encoding hydrogenase nickel incorporation protein HypB — MESPKNLKSVEIGQRILSKNDKVAMELRKIYAKENLFVLNLMSSPGSGKTTLLENIAKNKLLEFSVIEGDLQTNRDAERLQAYGVNAHQITTGDACHLEAAMVQESLEKLRAQGEFKDFLFIENVGNLVCPASYDLGANMNIVLLSTPEGDDKVLKYPTIFLCADAVILSKADLIEVFDFKVAQVEEDLKKLKKEIPLFLISSKDIESQRKFCTFLQQNKERNYVSSHTF, encoded by the coding sequence ATGGAATCGCCAAAGAATCTCAAAAGCGTAGAAATAGGACAAAGGATTCTATCCAAAAACGACAAAGTCGCAATGGAATTGCGAAAAATCTATGCAAAAGAAAATCTTTTTGTCCTCAACCTTATGAGCTCACCTGGTAGCGGCAAAACAACGCTTTTAGAAAATATTGCCAAAAACAAATTGCTAGAATTTAGCGTCATAGAGGGGGATTTGCAGACCAATCGTGATGCCGAGCGTCTCCAAGCCTATGGAGTCAATGCCCACCAAATCACCACAGGCGATGCGTGCCACTTAGAAGCGGCAATGGTGCAGGAATCTTTAGAAAAATTACGCGCACAGGGGGAGTTCAAGGATTTTTTATTTATAGAAAATGTCGGCAATCTTGTTTGCCCAGCAAGCTACGACTTAGGTGCAAATATGAATATCGTCTTGCTTTCCACTCCAGAGGGAGATGACAAAGTTTTAAAATATCCTACAATTTTCTTATGTGCTGACGCGGTAATCCTTTCTAAAGCAGATTTGATAGAAGTATTTGATTTTAAAGTTGCACAAGTAGAAGAGGATTTAAAAAAGCTCAAAAAAGAGATTCCATTGTTTTTAATTTCCTCCAAAGATATAGAATCTCAACGCAAATTTTGCACATTTTTACAACAAAATAAGGAGAGAAATTATGTGTCTAGCCATACCTTCTAA
- a CDS encoding HypC/HybG/HupF family hydrogenase formation chaperone, protein MCLAIPSKVVAIDTINNIATLDTLGVTREASLDLMSEEIHIGDYVLLHIGYVMGKIDKEQAKLSLETYTEIIKTLEEEERELKESMR, encoded by the coding sequence ATGTGTCTAGCCATACCTTCTAAAGTCGTCGCAATTGATACTATAAACAATATTGCGACGCTAGATACATTGGGTGTAACGCGTGAGGCAAGTTTGGATTTAATGAGCGAAGAAATCCATATCGGAGATTATGTGTTATTGCATATCGGCTATGTTATGGGTAAGATTGACAAAGAACAAGCCAAACTTTCATTAGAAACTTATACAGAAATCATTAAAACGCTTGAAGAAGAGGAAAGGGAACTCAAAGAATCTATGCGCTAG